From Myxocyprinus asiaticus isolate MX2 ecotype Aquarium Trade chromosome 25, UBuf_Myxa_2, whole genome shotgun sequence, one genomic window encodes:
- the LOC127415936 gene encoding estrogen receptor beta-1 has protein sequence MSEYLEGDSPLMQLQEVDSSRVGAHVLTPFFNSTSPALPVESHPICIPSPYTDIGHDFTTLPFYSPTLLGYGAPPPSDCPSVHQSLSPPIFWQPQSHISSLALHQQQTRLQQNHTTNGSWTELTPHDQADEKNSKPLIKRVADAEETSTSLRGKADMHYCAVCSDYASGYHYGVWSCEGCKAFFKRSIQGHNDYICPATNQCTIDKNRRKSCQACRLRKCYEVGMMKCGLRRDRGNYQQRGAQQKRLARFPGRARTGGQRPQEVKSVPRPLGGNEVVTVTLSPEELIARIIDAEPPEIYLMKDMKKPFTEANVMMSLTNLADKELVHMISWAKKIPGFLELSLFDQVHLLECCWLEVLMLGLMWRSVNHPGKLIFSPDFSLSRDEGSCVQGFVEIYDMLLAATSRFRELKLQREEYVCLKAMILLNSNMCLSSSEGGEELQSRSKLLCLLDSVTDALVWTISKTGMSFQQRSTRLAHLLMLLSHIRHVSNKGMDHLHCMKMKKIVPLYDLLLEMLDAHIMHSSRLSHSGPRGAPVPKENKGAQEVYACSSQHRGTLANQC, from the exons ATGTCTGAGTATCTCGAGGGAGACAGTCCTCTAATGCAACTGCAGGAAGTGGATTCCAGCAGGGTGGGAGCTCATGTCCTCACCCCTTTTTTTAACTCTACCTCTCCGGCCCTGCCTGTGGAGAGTCACCCCATTTGTATCCCCTCACCCTACACGGACATTGGCCATGACTTCACCACTCTGCCTTTCTATAGTCCCACTCTACTGGGCTATGGCGCACCCCCTCCTTCAGACTGCCCTTCAGTACACCAGTCACTAAGCCCCCCCATTTTTTGGCAACCTCAAAGCCACATTTCCTCGCTTGCATTGCATCAACAACAGACTCGCCTCCAACAAAACCATACAACCAATGGGTCTTGGACCGAACTTACACCACATGATCAAGCCGATGAGAAAAACAG CAAACCTCTGATAAAGAGGGTAGCGGATGCTGAGGAGACTTCTACCTCATTGAGAGGTAAAGCTGACATGCACTACTGTGCTGTCTGTAGCGATTATGCCTCTGGGTATCATTATGGAGTGTGGTCGTGTGAGGGCTGTAAAGCCTTCTTCAAGAGGAGTATCCAAG GACACAATGATTACATCTGCCCTGCAACCAACCAGTGCACAATTGACAAGAACCGACGCAAAAGCTGCCAGGCCTGCAGACTACGGAAGTGTTATGAAGTTGGAATGATGAAATGTG GATTACGGAGAGATCGTGGCAACTACCAACAAAGAGGAGCACAGCAGAAGCGTCTCGCCCGATTCCCTGGAAGGGCTAGAACAGGTGGTCAGAGACCTCAAGAGGTTAAAAGTGTCCCACGTCCCCTCGGTGGAAACGAGGTTGTTACCGTGACGTTAAGCCCCGAGGAACTAATAGCTCGCATCATTGATGCAGAGCCACCCGAGATTTACCTCATGAAAGACATGAAGAAGCCATTCACTGAGGCCAACGTCATGATGTCACTGACTAACTTGGCCGACAAAGAACTCGTTCACATGATAAGCTGGGCCAAGAAGATCCCAG GTTTTTTAGAGCTCAGCCTTTTCGACCAGGTCCATTTGTTAGAGTGCTGCTGGTTAGAGGTTCTGATGTTGGGACTAATGTGGAGGTCTGTTAACCACCCTGGCAAGCTCATTTTCTCGCCAGACTTCAGTCTCAGCAG GGACGAGGGCAGCTGTGTGCAGGGCTTTGTGGAGATCTATGATATGCTGCTGGCAGCCACATCCAGATTCAGAGAACTGAAATTACAGAGAGAGGAGTACGTGTGTCTCAAAGCTATGATTCTCCTCAACTCCA ACATGTGTTTGAGTTCGTCAGAGGGAGGAGAGGAGCTGCAGAGCAGATCTAAACTGCTATGTCTGCTGGATTCGGTGACAGATGCTCTGGTGTGGACCATCTCGAAGACAGGCATGAGTTTCCAGCAGCGCTCCACGAGACTGGCCCACCTGCTCATGCTGCTCTCCCACATCAGGCATGTCAG TAACAAAGGCATGGACCACCTCCACTGCATGAAGATGAAGAAAATTGTTCCTTTGTATGATCTGCTTCTGGAGATGCTGGACGCCCATATCATGCACAGCTCTCGGCTGTCTCACTCCGGCCCTCGAGGGGCACCTGTTCCTAAAGAAAACAAGGGGGCCCAGGAGGTCTACGCCTGCTCCTCTCAGCACAGAGGGACCCTAGCCAATCAG TGTTGA